In the Leptospira limi genome, one interval contains:
- a CDS encoding sodium:solute symporter encodes MIWDIFVILIYFIIVFYFGFHFAKNTQKEEDFYLAKKEIHWVFLMLSLVATETSSLTFLSIPSLSYKTDFRFLEIAIGYIFGRTIVALYLLPSYFSGNTISVYEYVGNRFGKPPQKTISFVFTISRLLGDGIRLYVSSLPIAFLLERMGFSISPEILGILALTILSIATIIYSVFGGFRAIVFTDVLQWIIYIFGGIFALVLIFSQFGSIEFSNAIEHLQSLGKWKVFVFDYNQTGDNSYFILFAIIGGAFISIGSHGTDLMLVQRVIATKNLLSGQKILIGSGIVVFFQFLLFLCIGSLLFVFYDGKSIPPDKVFSHFIITEVPSPFLGILVAAILASAMSTLSSTINSLSLTWARDWEMDKWFSPRILSLFFGVLLFLASLIPYALVDTWEKGILEMGLTIFSYTLGPSIAVFFLAKGKKDLPITGSLFSLLFLFSILTTVGMGLVWKLSFTLLVPIGFGSLLGFVSIGKMLKKVDR; translated from the coding sequence ATGATTTGGGACATTTTTGTCATATTGATTTATTTTATTATCGTGTTCTATTTTGGGTTTCACTTTGCAAAGAACACTCAGAAAGAAGAGGACTTTTATTTAGCGAAAAAAGAAATCCATTGGGTGTTTTTAATGTTATCTCTAGTGGCAACTGAAACTTCTAGTTTAACTTTTTTAAGTATTCCATCCTTATCTTACAAAACAGATTTTCGTTTTTTAGAAATCGCTATTGGTTATATTTTTGGAAGGACCATAGTCGCTTTGTATCTTTTACCCTCTTATTTTTCGGGGAATACCATTTCAGTATATGAATATGTAGGAAATCGATTCGGAAAACCCCCTCAAAAAACAATCTCTTTTGTATTTACGATTTCACGTTTACTCGGTGATGGAATCCGTTTGTATGTAAGTTCCTTACCGATTGCCTTTCTTTTGGAACGAATGGGATTTTCTATATCACCAGAGATACTTGGAATTTTAGCTCTCACAATTCTGAGCATAGCCACCATCATTTACTCTGTGTTTGGTGGATTTAGAGCTATTGTTTTTACAGATGTCTTACAATGGATCATTTATATTTTTGGCGGGATATTTGCACTCGTATTGATTTTTTCGCAATTTGGAAGTATAGAGTTTTCAAACGCAATTGAACATTTACAATCTCTCGGAAAATGGAAAGTGTTTGTCTTCGACTATAACCAAACAGGAGATAATAGTTATTTCATTCTGTTTGCCATCATTGGAGGAGCTTTTATCTCGATTGGTTCTCATGGAACTGATTTGATGTTAGTCCAAAGAGTGATTGCGACAAAAAATTTACTCTCTGGTCAAAAGATTTTGATCGGAAGTGGTATCGTTGTTTTCTTTCAATTTTTACTCTTTTTGTGTATAGGATCTCTTTTATTTGTTTTTTATGATGGAAAATCCATTCCGCCTGATAAGGTGTTTAGTCATTTTATCATTACGGAAGTGCCATCTCCGTTCCTTGGGATCCTTGTTGCTGCTATCCTTGCCAGTGCGATGTCCACTCTCAGTTCCACTATCAATTCCTTATCTCTCACTTGGGCTCGCGACTGGGAAATGGACAAATGGTTTAGTCCGAGAATTTTGTCTTTGTTCTTTGGGGTTCTTCTCTTTTTAGCTAGCCTCATTCCCTATGCCCTCGTCGACACGTGGGAAAAAGGAATTTTGGAAATGGGACTCACCATATTTTCTTACACACTTGGCCCATCCATCGCTGTTTTCTTTTTAGCCAAAGGGAAAAAGGACCTTCCCATCACTGGTTCTCTTTTTTCTCTATTGTTTTTATTCAGTATCCTCACTACGGTAGGTATGGGTTTGGTTTGGAAACTTTCCTTTACCCTTCTTGTCCCCATCGGTTTTGGCTCTTTACTTGGTTTTGTTTCGATAGGAAAAATGCTAAAAAAAGTTGACAGATAA
- the leuA2 gene encoding 2-isopropylmalate synthase LeuA2, producing the protein MKPKTIHIQDVTLRDGNQALKRPWTLNEKIEVFDLLVSMNVDGIEVGFPSSNESEFFTCQVLSKRAPKGKPIAALSRANEKEIAVTWEAIQQADSPRMHIVYPVSDFSIKHVLKISEKEVLQKIKSSVSFARSIVGPNHQIQFSGEHFGDAIQNFEFTKLAFMTAIEAGANIINLPNTVERYRPMVFVNMVKEIKETIGDKAMISIHTHNDLGMATATSVESVYVGAEQIEVALNGLGERAGNTNLYETVIALHQNGESLDIHFDRIYPTAKRISELTGIPIGEKTPIIGEDIFSHRSGIHQDGVTKTMNQTKGAYRTFSPEFVGRFDKETISFTNQSGHKAIEFLLRQKGIEVSKEEIHHLFSVAKSISSKENNREITETELVELSRSILTYQ; encoded by the coding sequence ATGAAACCAAAAACCATTCACATCCAAGACGTTACTTTAAGGGACGGAAACCAAGCGTTAAAAAGACCTTGGACACTTAACGAAAAAATCGAAGTTTTCGACTTACTTGTAAGTATGAACGTAGATGGTATTGAAGTGGGATTTCCTTCTTCCAATGAATCCGAATTTTTTACCTGCCAAGTGTTGTCCAAACGAGCACCAAAGGGCAAACCAATTGCTGCCTTGTCGAGAGCCAATGAAAAAGAAATTGCTGTTACATGGGAAGCCATCCAACAGGCAGACTCACCTCGTATGCATATTGTCTATCCTGTAAGTGACTTTTCCATTAAACATGTGTTAAAGATTTCTGAGAAAGAAGTCCTTCAAAAAATCAAATCTTCTGTTTCTTTTGCACGTTCCATTGTTGGACCCAACCACCAAATCCAATTTTCAGGGGAACATTTTGGAGATGCCATCCAAAACTTCGAATTCACAAAACTTGCATTTATGACTGCTATTGAAGCAGGTGCCAATATCATCAACTTGCCAAATACAGTGGAACGTTATCGCCCGATGGTTTTTGTCAATATGGTAAAAGAAATTAAGGAAACCATTGGAGACAAAGCAATGATTTCCATTCATACACATAATGATTTGGGTATGGCAACAGCTACATCGGTAGAGTCTGTGTATGTTGGTGCAGAACAAATAGAGGTGGCTTTGAATGGACTTGGTGAAAGAGCGGGTAACACTAATTTGTATGAAACAGTGATTGCCTTACACCAAAATGGTGAATCTTTGGACATTCATTTTGATAGGATTTATCCAACTGCAAAACGAATTTCAGAATTAACAGGAATTCCGATTGGAGAAAAAACTCCCATCATCGGGGAAGACATCTTCTCACATCGATCAGGAATCCATCAAGACGGAGTCACAAAAACTATGAACCAAACCAAAGGTGCTTATAGAACCTTTTCACCAGAATTTGTAGGTAGATTTGACAAAGAAACGATCTCGTTCACTAACCAATCTGGCCACAAAGCCATTGAATTTTTGTTACGCCAAAAAGGGATCGAAGTTTCAAAAGAAGAAATTCACCATTTGTTCTCAGTTGCAAAATCAATTTCTTCCAAAGAGAACAATCGAGAAATCACCGAAACAGAGTTAGTGGAACTTAGCCGATCGATTCTCACCTATCAGTGA